A region from the Sandaracinus amylolyticus genome encodes:
- a CDS encoding outer membrane beta-barrel domain-containing protein — translation MFAARHNASARDDVASREAASNQGVAMRKASVALLARALAGAVPLPRGAVLLAGAALVSGSVLLAGPAHAQDMEFSLDEAEQQQQQEGSAEGADMSFEEGETQPTQESGSGDVIGDLATSEAGAAEGETREAPTQVQEAREEIFAVQQVYALRINRVEITPTVSFSLNDPFVQHTGVGVGLNYWWTNVLALGVNFIWYEGLENESDIGYFVRRATRLAVPVNSYQFGAHLAFTYVPIYGKFAMFNEFIFQYDIYVLGGVGLMNTRPIPVIDPEVRSFNFDIRVAFNVGIGLRVFVTRWLAIVAELRDYMYLEQLENLEVALGAERTNPETWTQNSPAFINNVTAHLGLTIFLPFDFEYRLPR, via the coding sequence ATGTTTGCAGCACGGCACAATGCCTCTGCCAGAGACGATGTCGCGTCTCGAGAGGCTGCCTCGAATCAAGGGGTTGCGATGAGGAAGGCTTCCGTAGCGCTGCTCGCACGTGCACTCGCGGGAGCGGTGCCGCTGCCACGCGGCGCAGTGCTTCTCGCCGGTGCGGCGCTCGTCAGCGGCTCAGTGCTGCTCGCGGGTCCAGCGCACGCACAGGACATGGAGTTCAGTCTCGACGAGGCCGAGCAGCAACAGCAGCAAGAAGGCTCTGCTGAAGGCGCTGACATGAGCTTCGAAGAGGGCGAGACGCAGCCGACGCAAGAGTCGGGCAGCGGCGACGTCATCGGTGATCTCGCGACGTCCGAAGCGGGCGCTGCGGAGGGCGAGACGCGCGAGGCGCCGACTCAGGTGCAGGAAGCGCGTGAAGAGATCTTCGCGGTGCAGCAGGTCTATGCGCTGCGCATCAATCGCGTGGAGATCACGCCGACGGTCTCGTTCTCGCTGAACGATCCCTTCGTCCAGCACACCGGCGTCGGAGTCGGGCTCAACTACTGGTGGACGAACGTTCTCGCGCTCGGCGTGAACTTCATCTGGTACGAGGGCCTCGAGAACGAGTCGGACATCGGCTATTTCGTGCGTCGCGCGACCCGCCTCGCGGTGCCGGTCAACAGCTACCAGTTCGGCGCGCACCTCGCGTTCACGTACGTGCCGATCTACGGCAAGTTCGCGATGTTCAACGAGTTCATCTTCCAGTACGACATCTACGTGCTGGGCGGCGTGGGCCTGATGAACACGCGGCCGATCCCCGTGATCGACCCCGAGGTCCGCAGCTTCAACTTCGACATCCGCGTCGCGTTCAACGTGGGTATCGGTCTGCGCGTGTTCGTGACTCGCTGGCTCGCGATCGTCGCCGAGCTCCGCGACTACATGTATCTCGAGCAGCTCGAGAATCTGGAAGTCGCGCTCGGCGCGGAGCGCACGAATCCGGAGACGTGGACCCAGAACAGCCCGGCGTTCATCAACAACGTCACGGCGCATCTCGGTCTGACGATCTTCCTGCCCTTCGATTTCGAGTACCGCCTCCCGCGGTGA
- the ftsY gene encoding signal recognition particle-docking protein FtsY encodes MEPGTIVAIVVVAVLIVVAVVFAMRRQAPEAPSGEATPPSPAKPSPEKKAEPAPAKAPEPAKAAPEKKPVKSEPSRPAAEKPIEPKAAEVETPASPKVEAPRAEAPVAKAEVAKAEAAKPAKEKADGKEQVAALRRGLASTRGGFIARLAQIFGGKKEIDPALLDQIQEVLITADIGVRTSEKMLETLRAKMERAELRDEDAVWSAIREEARAILGASAGGIEVRSKPTTILVVGVNGVGKTTTIGKLASRFHEEGKKVVLAAGDTFRAAAVLQLEVWARRVGCEIVKGKDRADPASVIFEAIKKAQGDGADVVIADTAGRLHTKSNLMEELKKVVRTAEKALERPVDEILLVLDSTTGQNAIQQAQLFKDAIPVSGIVLTKLDGTAKGGVVLGIVDEHRIPVRYVGIGERIEDLREFDTDAFVQALFAKPDDETAAA; translated from the coding sequence ATGGAACCGGGCACGATCGTCGCCATCGTCGTCGTCGCGGTCCTGATCGTCGTCGCGGTCGTCTTCGCGATGCGCCGTCAGGCTCCCGAAGCGCCGAGTGGCGAAGCCACTCCACCCTCTCCCGCGAAGCCGTCGCCGGAGAAGAAGGCGGAGCCCGCGCCGGCCAAGGCGCCCGAGCCTGCCAAGGCCGCACCGGAGAAGAAGCCGGTCAAGTCGGAGCCCTCGCGCCCCGCGGCCGAGAAGCCGATCGAGCCGAAGGCCGCAGAGGTGGAGACGCCCGCGTCGCCGAAGGTCGAAGCGCCGCGAGCGGAGGCTCCGGTCGCGAAGGCCGAGGTCGCGAAGGCCGAGGCCGCGAAGCCCGCGAAGGAGAAGGCCGACGGCAAGGAGCAGGTCGCGGCGCTGCGCCGTGGCCTCGCGTCGACGCGCGGTGGGTTCATCGCGCGCCTCGCGCAGATCTTCGGCGGGAAGAAGGAGATCGATCCCGCCCTCCTCGATCAGATCCAAGAGGTGCTGATCACCGCCGACATCGGCGTGCGCACGAGCGAGAAGATGCTCGAGACGCTGCGCGCGAAGATGGAGCGCGCGGAGCTGCGCGACGAGGACGCCGTGTGGTCGGCGATCCGCGAGGAGGCGCGCGCGATCCTCGGCGCGTCGGCCGGTGGGATCGAGGTGCGCTCCAAGCCGACGACGATCCTCGTCGTGGGCGTGAACGGCGTCGGGAAGACGACGACGATCGGCAAGCTCGCGAGCCGCTTCCACGAAGAGGGGAAGAAGGTCGTCCTCGCCGCCGGCGATACGTTCCGCGCCGCGGCCGTGCTCCAGCTCGAGGTGTGGGCGCGCCGCGTGGGATGCGAGATCGTGAAGGGCAAGGATCGCGCGGATCCCGCGTCGGTGATCTTCGAGGCGATCAAGAAGGCGCAGGGCGACGGCGCCGACGTGGTGATCGCGGACACCGCGGGCCGACTCCACACCAAGTCGAACTTGATGGAGGAGCTCAAGAAGGTCGTCCGCACCGCAGAAAAGGCGCTCGAGCGCCCTGTGGATGAAATCCTCCTCGTGCTCGACTCAACGACTGGGCAGAACGCGATCCAGCAGGCCCAGCTCTTCAAGGATGCGATTCCGGTGAGCGGAATCGTGCTCACGAAGCTCGATGGCACCGCGAAGGGCGGTGTCGTGCTCGGCATCGTCGACGAGCACCGGATTCCCGTGCGCTACGTCGGCATCGGCGAGCGCATCGAAGATCTACGCGAGTTCGATACCGACGCGTTCGTTCAGGCTCTCTTCGCGAAGCCGGACGACGAGACGGCAGCGGCGTAG
- a CDS encoding histone deacetylase: MIASKTIAIVDDESFDAHRAPRKHVECPERLDAARSGVARALGSAPRTTIAAREVREDEILRVHSREHLRALEGALRGSFGSIDADTYVAPGSRTAAWRAAGGAAELARALVEDRARRGFALLRPPGHHAERDRAMGFCLLNNVAIAAAAALDAGAQRVAIVDWDVHHGNGTQDAFESDPRVMFVSLHQWPLYPGTGAPGEIGRGAGVGTTANLAMPPGSGPEEYGQAFRRVVLPLVSGFAPDLVLVSAGYDAHASDPLASMRLDAASYGAMATALVDVAEQLGHGRVGFVLEGGYDLDALESSVEATVRAALGARVALPEGRTSGTSQAALDHTIRALAPHRPELR; encoded by the coding sequence ATGATCGCGAGCAAGACGATCGCCATCGTCGACGACGAGAGCTTCGACGCGCACCGCGCGCCTCGCAAGCACGTCGAGTGTCCGGAGCGCCTCGATGCGGCGCGCAGCGGTGTGGCGCGTGCGCTGGGGAGCGCGCCGCGCACGACGATCGCGGCGCGCGAGGTGCGCGAGGACGAGATCCTCCGTGTGCACTCGCGCGAGCACCTCCGGGCGCTCGAGGGCGCGCTGCGCGGATCGTTCGGCAGCATCGACGCGGACACGTACGTCGCGCCCGGGAGTCGGACCGCGGCGTGGCGCGCCGCGGGAGGCGCGGCGGAGCTCGCGCGCGCGCTGGTCGAGGATCGTGCACGGCGCGGATTCGCGCTCCTGCGGCCGCCGGGGCATCACGCCGAGCGCGATCGCGCGATGGGGTTCTGCCTGCTCAACAACGTCGCGATCGCGGCGGCGGCGGCGCTCGACGCCGGCGCGCAGCGCGTCGCGATCGTCGACTGGGACGTGCACCACGGCAATGGCACCCAGGACGCGTTCGAGTCGGATCCGCGCGTGATGTTCGTGAGCCTGCACCAGTGGCCGCTCTACCCGGGCACCGGCGCGCCGGGCGAGATCGGGCGCGGAGCGGGGGTGGGCACGACCGCGAACCTCGCGATGCCGCCGGGCTCCGGGCCCGAGGAGTACGGCCAGGCCTTCCGGCGCGTCGTGCTGCCGCTCGTGTCCGGGTTCGCGCCGGATCTCGTGCTGGTGTCCGCCGGGTACGACGCGCACGCATCGGATCCGCTCGCGTCGATGCGGCTCGATGCCGCGAGCTACGGCGCGATGGCGACCGCGCTCGTCGACGTCGCGGAGCAGCTCGGGCACGGGCGCGTCGGGTTCGTGCTCGAGGGCGGCTACGACCTCGACGCGCTCGAGAGCTCGGTGGAAGCGACGGTGCGCGCGGCGCTGGGCGCGCGCGTGGCGCTGCCGGAGGGCCGCACGTCGGGCACGTCACAGGCCGCGCTCGATCACACGATCCGCGCGCTCGCGCCGCACCGACCCGAGCTGCGGTGA
- a CDS encoding MXAN_5187 C-terminal domain-containing protein: protein MRTKIIAGNLAAVLVVGLVSYAMVKASLEAELVGEVDTRIVSDYRLLDRSFRLSARELSELADEQSQQRAMIDIFVSALDEASRRTRAYEAADRVASWLADPSRRGATPDIVVVVDDRGNAVARNADRNRMYGQDLAGALPAVQRALRGDTATGIWQKQDENKVLQVAVAPIRGEDHRVLGALLVGYDVSNGLARAEGELLGRDVAFLLGDRVYSSSLAEGAVSEALGAHLFGPGQAAVQGAMQGNPSAPFTVQLAGDEYVGVVGPVPSGGSQTPLAMVVLANRTAQIGKAGATNVILLLTVIGAIVVLVYGFLIGTSFIRPIEQMEEAILAVINGRTDTRIELESAEYGGLAYRINQLLNVFTGTPEEDEQGRVSSPPGGGGRWQDDSIAQSSIAEPGATPPATAPVAQGAGAGEDEVDPAVAAQLASEPEDAYYARVYREYVAAKQSVGEDVSNIPQDKFVQRLRANEQSLIKKHDCRMVRFQVQTRGTQVNLKPVIIR from the coding sequence ATGCGGACCAAGATCATCGCGGGAAATCTTGCTGCTGTCCTCGTCGTCGGGCTCGTGTCGTATGCGATGGTGAAGGCGAGCCTCGAGGCCGAGCTGGTCGGCGAGGTCGACACGCGGATCGTCTCCGACTACCGGCTTCTCGATCGCTCCTTCCGTCTCTCCGCGCGCGAGCTCTCGGAGCTCGCAGACGAGCAGTCGCAGCAGCGCGCGATGATCGACATCTTCGTGAGCGCGCTCGACGAGGCGAGCCGCCGCACGCGCGCCTACGAGGCCGCGGATCGTGTCGCGTCGTGGCTCGCCGATCCGTCGCGCCGCGGCGCGACGCCGGACATCGTCGTGGTCGTCGACGATCGCGGCAACGCCGTCGCGCGCAACGCCGATCGCAACCGCATGTACGGCCAGGATCTCGCGGGCGCGCTGCCCGCCGTGCAGCGCGCGCTCCGCGGCGACACCGCGACGGGCATCTGGCAGAAGCAGGACGAGAACAAGGTCCTACAGGTCGCGGTCGCGCCGATCCGGGGCGAGGATCACCGCGTCCTCGGCGCGCTGCTCGTCGGCTACGACGTCTCGAACGGCCTCGCGCGCGCAGAGGGCGAGCTGCTCGGCCGTGACGTCGCGTTCCTGCTCGGCGATCGCGTCTACAGCTCGTCGCTCGCGGAGGGCGCGGTCAGCGAGGCGCTCGGCGCGCACCTGTTCGGGCCCGGTCAGGCCGCGGTGCAGGGGGCGATGCAGGGCAACCCGAGCGCGCCGTTCACGGTGCAGCTCGCGGGCGACGAGTACGTCGGCGTCGTGGGCCCGGTGCCCTCGGGCGGCTCGCAGACGCCGCTCGCGATGGTCGTGCTCGCGAACCGCACCGCGCAGATCGGCAAGGCGGGCGCGACGAACGTCATCCTGCTGCTCACGGTGATCGGCGCGATCGTCGTACTCGTGTACGGCTTCCTGATCGGGACGAGCTTCATCCGCCCGATCGAGCAGATGGAAGAGGCGATCCTCGCGGTCATCAACGGCCGCACCGACACGCGGATCGAGCTCGAGAGCGCCGAGTACGGAGGCCTCGCGTACCGCATCAACCAGCTGCTCAACGTCTTCACGGGCACGCCGGAGGAGGACGAGCAGGGCCGCGTCAGCTCGCCTCCGGGCGGCGGTGGGCGCTGGCAGGACGACAGCATCGCGCAGAGCTCGATCGCCGAGCCGGGCGCGACGCCGCCCGCGACGGCTCCGGTCGCGCAGGGAGCGGGCGCCGGCGAGGACGAGGTCGATCCCGCCGTGGCCGCGCAGCTCGCGTCGGAGCCCGAGGACGCCTACTACGCGCGCGTCTACCGCGAGTACGTGGCGGCGAAGCAGTCGGTCGGCGAGGACGTCAGCAACATCCCGCAGGACAAGTTCGTGCAGCGCCTCCGCGCGAACGAGCAGTCGCTCATCAAGAAGCACGATTGCCGGATGGTTCGCTTCCAGGTACAGACCCGCGGCACGCAGGTGAACCTGAAGCCGGTGATCATCCGGTGA
- a CDS encoding carboxypeptidase regulatory-like domain-containing protein, with translation MHRALVLVWAAIRGRSLALVVGGLILIAPATVGAQPRVQVRAETRIELRPRRDADHQIVEGVLRDDLGAPMPDRAVRVSVHEGGPTGVRRDAREVRTGPDGSFSSVFELPVGSWWVRAEFDGDEHHRPHPPVVRQVVLDRAHVRLDIDIEGGPTLDLDRAEHRLRVIASSDAGGADLAVTITENERELTRGTTGADGSLDVVIRTAALGTTPSAARLVVRSAADAHRADAQTEVPVVRFRGTTLTLEADRSQVGRGESVRFGGELRSSEGPLARKAVGLWAGGRHLATVLTDDSGTYRATLGFDELGAFDGAVTARFESDAPWWGASEAPPIALRVETPGGTPWTWIVVSIAASALAFVLAGRRRRAPAASPAALPVVAPALELADRRGLLPDSIDIAGRVIDARREHAIAGAKVRARRADGAVIEVETEASGRFAMTLAAGAHVIEIDAPGYEASRHRATLPHRGEWSAIVVRLRSLRELAWAPLEPLAARLLPSADLYGVWTARDLESAARAKPPLPRALPSLIAAIERAAYAEEPPAEAELESIRDAARTIEAEMDARAPRSTPRELERR, from the coding sequence GTGCATCGTGCTCTCGTGCTCGTGTGGGCCGCGATTCGTGGGCGATCTCTCGCGCTCGTCGTCGGTGGGCTGATCCTGATCGCGCCCGCGACGGTCGGCGCGCAGCCGCGGGTCCAGGTGCGCGCCGAGACGCGCATCGAGCTGCGGCCGCGGCGGGATGCCGATCATCAGATCGTCGAGGGCGTGCTCCGCGACGATCTCGGTGCGCCGATGCCCGATCGCGCGGTGCGGGTCTCGGTGCACGAAGGAGGACCGACCGGCGTCCGGCGCGACGCGCGCGAGGTGCGCACCGGCCCGGACGGCTCCTTCTCGTCCGTCTTCGAGCTGCCGGTCGGGAGCTGGTGGGTGCGCGCCGAGTTCGACGGCGACGAGCACCACCGCCCTCACCCGCCGGTCGTGCGTCAGGTCGTGCTCGATCGCGCGCACGTGCGCCTCGACATCGACATCGAGGGCGGGCCGACGCTCGATCTCGATCGTGCCGAGCATCGCCTCCGTGTGATCGCGAGCTCGGACGCGGGCGGCGCCGATCTCGCGGTGACGATCACCGAGAACGAGCGCGAGCTCACGCGCGGGACGACGGGCGCCGATGGATCGCTCGACGTCGTGATCCGTACCGCGGCGCTCGGCACGACACCCTCGGCGGCGCGTCTCGTCGTTCGATCGGCCGCCGATGCGCATCGCGCGGACGCGCAGACCGAGGTGCCGGTGGTGCGCTTCCGCGGGACCACGCTGACACTCGAGGCCGATCGCTCGCAGGTCGGACGCGGCGAGAGCGTGCGGTTCGGCGGCGAGCTGCGCAGCTCCGAGGGGCCGCTCGCGCGCAAGGCGGTCGGGCTGTGGGCCGGCGGTCGCCACCTCGCGACGGTGCTCACCGACGACTCGGGCACGTACCGCGCGACGCTCGGATTCGACGAGCTCGGCGCGTTCGACGGCGCCGTGACCGCGCGTTTCGAGAGCGACGCGCCCTGGTGGGGCGCGAGCGAGGCGCCGCCGATCGCATTGCGCGTGGAGACGCCGGGCGGGACGCCGTGGACGTGGATCGTCGTGTCGATCGCCGCGAGCGCGCTCGCGTTCGTGCTCGCGGGCCGTCGTCGTCGTGCGCCCGCCGCGAGCCCGGCTGCGCTGCCGGTGGTCGCGCCTGCGCTCGAGCTCGCGGATCGCCGAGGTCTGCTGCCGGACTCGATCGACATCGCGGGCCGCGTGATCGACGCGCGACGTGAGCACGCGATCGCCGGCGCGAAGGTGCGCGCGCGGCGCGCCGACGGAGCGGTGATCGAAGTCGAGACCGAGGCGAGCGGACGCTTCGCGATGACCCTCGCGGCGGGCGCGCACGTGATCGAGATCGACGCGCCGGGATACGAGGCGTCGCGTCATCGCGCGACGCTCCCGCACCGTGGAGAGTGGTCGGCGATCGTCGTGCGCCTCCGGAGCCTGCGCGAGCTCGCGTGGGCTCCGCTCGAGCCGCTCGCCGCGCGTCTCCTTCCGTCGGCGGATCTGTACGGCGTGTGGACGGCGCGCGATCTCGAGAGCGCCGCGCGCGCGAAGCCTCCGCTCCCGCGCGCGCTGCCCTCGCTGATCGCGGCGATCGAGCGCGCCGCCTACGCGGAGGAGCCTCCTGCGGAGGCCGAGCTGGAGTCGATCCGCGACGCTGCGCGCACGATCGAAGCGGAGATGGATGCGCGCGCACCGCGCTCGACTCCGCGCGAGCTCGAACGTCGCTGA
- a CDS encoding HEAT repeat domain-containing protein translates to MVPGRLRRLAIVVVVSAFLSAALSVGIAPLLAHADARTDYLVRLLRTSEAFRVRAQAALSLGSVAAEPQVIEALTGALRDSEPAVRAAAASSLERLGDPSALPALRAASSDRERAVAEAARSAVRALERVARSGSGAGTGTGTTTASTGATVEPRGTPRFYVGVGMPGTKVAAIDRSVLASARGFIASRVQQLEGVVVAPDSETPRQAQQVIRQRSLTGFYLDSSIVSLETRPDGGVRAQVSVVVQTYPDRNVRSMLNGAATVMGETGVAAQRAAIEGALNGALRNLGTAMGAGSPR, encoded by the coding sequence ATGGTCCCTGGGCGGCTGCGCAGGCTCGCGATCGTCGTGGTGGTGTCGGCCTTCCTCTCGGCTGCGCTCTCGGTGGGCATCGCGCCGCTGCTCGCGCACGCCGACGCACGCACGGACTATCTCGTGCGTCTCCTGCGCACGTCGGAGGCGTTCCGCGTGCGCGCCCAGGCCGCGCTCTCGCTCGGCTCCGTCGCGGCCGAGCCGCAGGTCATCGAGGCGCTCACCGGCGCGCTGCGCGACAGCGAGCCCGCGGTGCGTGCCGCCGCGGCCTCGTCGCTCGAGCGTCTCGGGGATCCTTCGGCGCTGCCCGCGCTTCGTGCGGCGTCGAGCGATCGCGAGCGCGCCGTCGCGGAGGCGGCGCGCAGCGCGGTGCGAGCGCTCGAGCGTGTCGCGCGGAGTGGATCCGGCGCGGGCACGGGCACGGGCACCACGACCGCGTCGACGGGAGCCACCGTCGAGCCCCGCGGCACGCCTCGTTTCTACGTCGGCGTCGGCATGCCGGGCACGAAGGTCGCGGCGATCGATCGCTCGGTGCTCGCGAGCGCGCGCGGGTTCATCGCGAGCCGCGTGCAGCAGCTCGAGGGCGTCGTGGTCGCGCCCGACTCCGAGACGCCGCGCCAGGCGCAGCAGGTGATCCGTCAGCGCTCGCTGACGGGCTTCTATCTCGACAGCTCGATCGTGAGCCTCGAGACGCGTCCCGACGGCGGTGTGCGCGCGCAGGTCTCCGTCGTCGTGCAGACGTACCCCGATCGCAACGTGCGCAGCATGCTGAACGGCGCCGCGACCGTGATGGGCGAGACCGGGGTCGCTGCCCAGCGGGCCGCGATCGAAGGCGCGCTCAACGGCGCGCTACGGAATCTCGGGACCGCCATGGGCGCAGGGAGCCCGCGATGA
- a CDS encoding methyl-accepting chemotaxis protein, producing MAVDAQSAAPPGGRAQQGGGPPKRRLRNYLLDPGFQLKYTGYVVIVTVLVAGTLGYLAYQQSHAQTEMLSIGWAMQGETEAFIEQQAAEYDRNLLTAIVGGVLVLTLALAIVGIFITHRVVGPAYKMKLLFQHVADGHLSLKGRLRKGDELQDVFLVYEKMIETLRERQREEIGLLESGIERARAAGASEDAVRELVALKERMQRALD from the coding sequence ATGGCCGTCGACGCACAGAGCGCCGCTCCGCCTGGCGGACGAGCACAGCAGGGTGGCGGTCCGCCCAAGCGCCGCCTGCGCAACTACCTGCTCGATCCCGGCTTCCAGCTGAAGTACACGGGTTACGTCGTGATCGTGACCGTGCTGGTCGCGGGCACGCTCGGCTACCTCGCGTACCAGCAGTCGCACGCGCAGACCGAGATGCTCTCGATCGGCTGGGCGATGCAGGGCGAGACCGAGGCCTTCATCGAGCAGCAGGCCGCGGAGTACGACCGCAACCTGCTGACGGCGATCGTCGGCGGCGTGCTCGTGCTGACCCTCGCGCTCGCGATCGTCGGGATCTTCATCACGCATCGCGTGGTGGGCCCGGCGTACAAGATGAAGCTCCTGTTCCAGCACGTCGCCGACGGGCACCTCTCGCTCAAGGGCCGGCTGCGCAAGGGCGACGAGCTGCAGGACGTCTTCCTCGTGTACGAGAAGATGATCGAGACGCTGCGAGAGCGTCAGCGCGAGGAGATCGGCCTGCTCGAGTCCGGCATCGAGCGCGCGCGCGCCGCAGGCGCGAGCGAGGACGCGGTGCGGGAGCTCGTCGCGCTCAAGGAGCGCATGCAGCGCGCGCTCGACTGA
- a CDS encoding YraN family protein encodes MRTRAETGSEAEALVAAKLASQGFAILGRNVRVGRLELDVIARRGSMIVVCEVRARSSARIAEPVESIDRAKIARIRRATAQWLTTAGLGGVSVRFDAASVVFDQDPPRIEYYEEAF; translated from the coding sequence ATGCGCACTCGCGCAGAGACGGGCAGCGAAGCAGAGGCCCTGGTCGCGGCGAAGCTCGCGAGCCAGGGCTTCGCAATTCTGGGTCGCAACGTGCGCGTCGGGCGTCTCGAGCTCGACGTGATCGCGCGGCGAGGATCGATGATCGTGGTCTGCGAGGTGCGAGCGCGATCGAGCGCGCGGATCGCGGAGCCCGTCGAGTCGATCGACCGCGCGAAGATCGCGCGCATCCGCCGCGCGACCGCGCAGTGGCTGACGACCGCGGGGCTCGGCGGCGTGAGCGTGCGCTTCGACGCGGCGAGCGTCGTGTTCGATCAGGATCCGCCGCGCATCGAGTACTACGAAGAGGCGTTCTAG
- a CDS encoding tetratricopeptide repeat protein has product MRAALVALVILALPSALSAQETPQPPHDATVAEQDADVARRARAAFEAGVAHFEARRYRDAIHEFQVAAQLVPSADLWFNVARAHEELGEWDQAIEHYRRYLRDRVDPPDRAQVEGHIRELEERAEAARAARLTRPTTGTLTVRVDVEGASVRVGERDVGQSPIGDELPLDPGRHPLLVTREGYLPFRSEVAIEPGLRTAAYVDLEPETRYRAIEGERIFTWIAWGLSAASLGVAIGLGVEAGSRQGTDLDNAREWSAWSDAALGAAIGFGALGAILWFLEGRAVGTEVIPPPTE; this is encoded by the coding sequence GTGCGTGCCGCGCTCGTCGCCCTCGTGATCCTCGCGCTCCCGAGCGCGCTCTCGGCGCAGGAGACACCGCAGCCACCTCACGACGCGACGGTCGCCGAGCAGGACGCCGACGTCGCGCGCCGTGCGCGCGCCGCGTTCGAGGCGGGCGTGGCGCACTTCGAGGCGCGCCGGTATCGCGACGCGATCCACGAGTTCCAGGTCGCAGCGCAGCTCGTCCCCAGCGCGGACCTCTGGTTCAACGTCGCGCGCGCCCACGAAGAGCTCGGCGAGTGGGACCAGGCGATCGAGCACTACCGGCGATATCTGCGTGATCGCGTGGATCCGCCCGATCGTGCGCAGGTCGAGGGGCACATCCGCGAGCTCGAGGAGCGCGCTGAGGCCGCGCGCGCCGCGCGTCTGACGAGGCCGACGACGGGCACGCTCACGGTCCGCGTGGACGTCGAGGGCGCGTCGGTGCGCGTCGGAGAGCGCGACGTCGGCCAGAGCCCGATCGGCGACGAGCTCCCGCTCGATCCCGGCCGTCATCCGCTGCTCGTCACGCGCGAGGGCTACCTGCCGTTCCGCTCGGAGGTCGCGATCGAGCCGGGGCTGCGCACGGCCGCGTACGTCGATCTGGAGCCCGAGACGCGCTACCGCGCGATCGAGGGCGAGCGCATCTTCACGTGGATCGCGTGGGGCCTGTCCGCGGCGTCGCTCGGCGTCGCGATCGGGCTCGGTGTCGAGGCGGGATCGCGGCAGGGCACCGATCTCGACAACGCGCGCGAGTGGAGCGCGTGGTCGGACGCCGCGCTCGGTGCGGCGATCGGGTTCGGCGCGCTCGGCGCGATCTTGTGGTTCCTCGAGGGCCGCGCGGTCGGGACCGAGGTGATCCCGCCGCCGACGGAGTGA